The stretch of DNA TTCACGTAGATCGGGCGGTCGTGTGACGAGTAGTAGCCCACGGCGTACACGACCGCCGGACTCGACTCGATCCGGTTCCGCACTTCGCCGAATTGCGTAACACTGTCGAGGTCCTTTCCGTCGCTGAGAAGGATCAAAACCTGGCGTCGGCTGGTCGAGTCCCCCAGAAGCTCGAGCGCCTGGAGGATGCCGTCGTAGAGAGCGGTTCCACCGCCGGAAGCGAGTCGATGGACGGCCTCCATGAGGGTGTTTCGGTCGCGAGTGAAATCCTGGACGACCTTCGTCTCGTGATCGAAGCCCACGATCGCGATCTCCGCCTGCGAGGGAGTCTCGTCCAGGAATCGCAAAGCAGCCTCCTTGGCCTGGACGAGCTCGACCCCCTTCATGCTGCTGCTGGTATCGACGAGAAGCACGATTCCGGTAGGGACCGTGTCGGCAGCGGCGCCGTGCTCGAAGTAAGTAATCTCCTGCGGCACGCCATCTTCGTAGACAACGAAGTCTTGCCGCCGTAGATCGCCGACCGGTGCTCCATCCTTGTCGAAAACCGAAACCTGGAGGAGCACGGTCTCCGTCGTGCCGCGGAAGGTTGGCCGTGCCTCCGAGGTCGTCTGAAGAACGGGCGCCATGCCGCTCCGAGTCTCGTCGCGCCCCAGCGCGATCGTCCCCAACAACAGCGAGAGGCTGCCGACGATCAAGCGACGCGGGAAGGGGGGAACGCTGAACCTCGTCGCTCGTCGCCGGCGCCTCTCGCTTACCGAATGAGACATGGGTCAGTCTCTGTCAGAAGCTCATGTCTCACCAGTTCTCGCTGACCCGAGTGGTCGGTGCGGGCTCGTCGGCAATGACGATCTCCACCCGCCGGTTC from Vicinamibacteria bacterium encodes:
- a CDS encoding VWA domain-containing protein, with the translated sequence MSHSVSERRRRRATRFSVPPFPRRLIVGSLSLLLGTIALGRDETRSGMAPVLQTTSEARPTFRGTTETVLLQVSVFDKDGAPVGDLRRQDFVVYEDGVPQEITYFEHGAAADTVPTGIVLLVDTSSSMKGVELVQAKEAALRFLDETPSQAEIAIVGFDHETKVVQDFTRDRNTLMEAVHRLASGGGTALYDGILQALELLGDSTSRRQVLILLSDGKDLDSVTQFGEVRNRIESSPAVVYAVGYYSSHDRPIYVNAEKHYKNPPLDINLNPAWVLREAAAVSGGTAYFPRVSAELTPLFIEIARGMRLQYVIAYSPASADGEPRFRKIEVRATEAATHAQPLTVRTRRGYVR